Within the Syntrophorhabdaceae bacterium genome, the region GTAGATTGCCCGGATTATCTCTTTTTGCCAGCCCCGGAGAAGAAGACGCTTGCCGGCATGGATGCCGGCGGTGATCGGAAGGAATTCACAGAAAGCAATAACACGGGCAGCCCTTGACAGTCCTTTCTTATTCCACGGTAGGACCTTTGCCCGGCTTGCCCGCCTCTGCTTGGTTGCTTTCTTCGCTGCTGACTGAATGCCCCGTCTACCCATTTAATAAGTCTCTTTTGCGCTGCCAGCGCGGTTATTTTCGCTACCTTTCCGATGATTTTTCGCTTGCGCTGTCTTGATCCCGTGACACTTCCAACACAATGACATAGCGTTGCTCTCGCTTGTCAGTGCCCCGCCGTCTTTGATCTCAACGATATGGTCAACCATGGCAGCGGGCGTTAACCGTCCTTCCTTCTCGCATTGTTCACATAACGGGTGCCTGCTTAAATACCATTGCCGGAATTTTCTCCAGGTAGTCGATAAGTAAAACGGATCGGTTTCTTTCGGTGCCCTGGCCGGTGTATGTTCCTGACAGTACGATGATCCCGGTTCGGCTATATTCGGGCAAGGGAACGAGGCGCAGTATTTACGGGCCTTTGTCGTCAACTATGCGGCCTCTACAAACCTGTGAGCGTCGTACTTGAAATGGATCTCACATATCGCCACCATGCGGTGAAGCATATCCCGCGTGATCCAGTTCTTTTCGAGAAGGTGGATGATCCACTGAAAGAGCTTTTCCGGGGTATCGAGACGGTAAAGAGCGATCTCGTATGTGACAGGATGTCGGGCGCTCTTGAAGCCTATGTAATGCCTCAAATGCAGAGTATCACCACGGCGGTAAACATCCTCGTTGTCATACGGATTGGCGCTTAAAATGTCCATGACTTCATAATTGCTTTTTTTCATGTTACCCCCATGTGCCTTGCGGCATTATTTTGGTTCCCTGCACAATCTTGAATGACAGGGTTTTGCCGTTTGGATTCTCACCCCTGAATGCTTTCGCGTCTATGATCTTCGCCTTGCCCTTGTCCAGTGCTACATAAAAGCGGGACTTATCGAGCGTGTACTGTCCGCCCCTTGCAAGGTCTTCGCCTGACTTCTTCTGCAGAAAGATGATCGCAACTCCCTCTTTCAGCTTGTCGTGGATCTTCTTGATCTCGGCCCCTATCCGCCAGGCGTCGCCGTCAACGTTTTCCATGTAGTCGATAATGAATATCTTCTTTTCTTCGGTTATGAGGTCCGCCCAATCATGCCCCCTGCGTATTGCCTTGAATCTCCAATCAGTCAACCGCATATCGCCGTGAAGCTCTAAACGGGTCCTCATTTCGGTATCGTGCATTTCGGAGTTCATATAGACAACTTCATGGCGTCCCTGGTTTCGCTTGATGAGGTCGAAGGCGATAGCCGTTTTACCGGATGATTTGGCCCCGGCGAATATGCCTACATTTCCAGGATAAAGTTTGAGCTGTCCAGACAGCAATAAAGAGAGCTCAATATCAAATTCATTCACGGGCGCGTTGAGGTAGTCGATTATTTCAACATCATTCTCGATAAGCCTGTAACATCCGCGTTTTGAGCCATAACGTTCAATCAAGGGATTCGGGCCTTCTGATAATCTCCTGAAGGCGACATTGGCCGCATGTCTGTGACTGGGTGTGACTAAATCCAATTCTCTGTGACTGTCTGTGACCATGAAGTGACCGGATGTTACTAATACCCATTGCCGGATTTCTTCGGCTATGTTTCGCTCTCTTTTGGCAGCGCGGTCAAGAGCGCTCTTTATTTTGGCTTCGATCTCTCTTTCAGGGAATGGAGGATTACAGTTACTTGCCAGCATTTCAAGCACTTGGCGGACATAATCCGGGTGCGCTCCGCCCTTTATCAGGCAATTTGCAAGGTGGAAAAGGTCTTCATCCCGGCGGCCTTCAACGAAATATTGTGACTGGATGTGACTGGACGGTATGTGACTAACTTGCTCTCTATTATATAAAAAGAATTTTTTTAAAAAAGCGGGCAAGGGCGCAGGCGGCATATCCAGAATACTGACAAGCCATCTGTAGGGTTTACCCTCGACGTTGATGCTTGGAGGTGCTACGATATAACCGCCGTCGCTCCTAACGTCGATATCGAGGCCGTTTACCTTAACAGTGTTCCGGGTCCCTTCCTCATAAGCATAAATTGCGTGCATTCCCCTGGGAGTATCACTACACGGTGTTTCCCCTTTGGAGTTCTCAAGGAAGTAATCAACCGCAGCCTGGCTGTCGAAGTCTAAAACGGTGATGCCGGAGATCCGGCCGGTGACAATGCCTACATTGGCCTTTGGATTCTTACTATACCACCCGGCAATCTCGTCTTCGGTCCCTTTTCGGTCTTGAAATTCCTTCCAACTGAAAAGCGGCCTCTTGTCGGGACCAACCGGGATCACTGAATAGCCCGCCTTCAAGTAGTCAAGCGCATAGTCCAGGTTAGTTCCGGCCACTTTCTATCCTCCGCCCGCATGTCGGGCAATAGATCACGGTGACGGGGATCATGTAACGCTTTCCGTCTTCGCCGGTTACACTGGTGAAATATGCCCGCCGGCAATCAGGGCAGGGTTTGCGGAAGGGATTCTTCACGGGGACACCCCGGCGAACCTTGCTCGGCTTTTTTGTTCCAGCCATTCGTCGAACTCGTCGGCAAACCAACCAACACTGTTTCCTCCAAGCTGTATCCGTTTGGGGAATTGACCGGTTTTTTCCAATCGCCAAATAGTTACAGACGATAGCGCGGATCTTTCTGTGATTTCAGGTTTACGGATGATTCGACGCGATTTCGTATCCATGTTTCAACCTCCTTCGTGTGTTCTGAATTAGATTAAAACACGGTGAAACGCGATGCTCCATGCGCGAAAGGGAAATAATTTTTCCCTTTATGTGGTCTATTTCTTCAAAGCGTCCTTTAGTTTTCTTCGAGGATATTCATGTGTGAGATTGAGTCCTATCAAAGCTATTTTGAGAACGTCCGCGAAATCGCTGTCAGGATACTGTGTAGGCTTCTCGCGAAAGGCTTCTTCCCAAGCCATGGCAATATGCTTTACAATCCCTTTGCTGTCTGCTGTCGGTCTTCCATGTAAAGACCCAGCGGAGCGTTTGACCTGCTGCTCGATCAATTCATTGAGCTTCTTCATCTTCCTTACCAGTACGCTCAATAAATCCCCCGTGGTACGAGCCAACTCCCGGCATTCGCCGTCAAGCTCGCTAAGGTCGTCGTCTAGCAAAACGGTATAGTTTGGAATTCTACCTACTTGTCCTTGTCTTATGGCATCAAGCAACTTGTAGCTCTTTTCCAATATAGCCAACATTGATTTACGGTCGTTCCTATACGTTTTGGAATCTGTTTGGTCAAGTAAACATGCCGCTCCTTCGAGAACGAAACGAAGTTTCATTATGAATCGCGTTACATCCTTGTGGTCATACTTCCCTTTCAGTTTCATTTTGATTTCACGCGCCTGTTCATGTGTGAAAGGGTAATCGTCGTAAAAGGAGGATACCCCATCCCCGTGGAGTATCTCAAAAGCCGTCTCAAGGTCGTCACCGGGATGGTTATCGAAATAGTCAGAATTCAGTATTGCCAAATACTCGGCTTTCTTGTCATCGTCTACGTTTATATCGATGTATTTTCTCTTAGACATTATGCACCTCAAGAGGAATGACGTTCGTTTTTTGTTTTGTAATGCTCAGGATTTCCCTTAAGCGTGACTCCCATCGTTCGAGCGCTTGCCGTTTTTCCGCTGCGTAGTCATAGCGATTATAAATCGCAAGAACACCTTGCAGCTTATGGCCTAAGACACGTTCCGCTACAACGTCGTCAATTCCTAATTCAGCGAGCCGCGTTCTCACCGTCCGGCGGAGGTCGTGTGGGGTAAACCTCTCACCATCGAAGCCCATTCCTTGCCAATGTCGATTAATCGCATGCGATAGCGACAACCTGGTAACATGCAAATCGTTCTCTTTGGGTTTGGCTGTGCTCGGTTTCCTGTGGCTATATAGGGGACTTCGTTGAGACGTGAAGACGTATTGACTGTCACCGCTGAACACCCGCGCCTGTTTGAGGATATCGATCATCATGGCGGTAAGCGGGACTTGCTGATCCTCGTCGGTCTTCCTTCGGGTCGCCGGGCTGATCCAGACACCGCTCTTTATTTCATCCCAGGTCATACCGCAAACCTCGCCGGGCCGCTGGCCTGTCAGTAGTATCATTTTCAGCGCTAGTTTTGTTCCGGCGTAAATATCAACTCCAGCCTCAAGGTCAAGCGCATTCCACAACGTTTTAATTTCGTCATCTGTAAGTACCCGTTTTCGGGATGTTTCATCCGAGCGGCTCATCTTACCACCAAGGGGTGACAACTCAATAATGCCCCTTTCTGCCGCGAAATTGAACATCCTGACTAAGACGGTTTGCAGACGGTTTCCGGTGACGGGCGCACGGTCTCTTACTTTGTCGAGCAAACGCACGGCTTCGTACCGGGTTATTGAGGCAACCTTACGCTTATTCCAAGCTGGAATAACATCCTTGGTAATGAGTCTTTTCTGGTCCGCTGCTGTGATTTTCTTTTTTAATTCTCTTTCCCAAAATTCATCGAGAAGGTCCGCAAATGTTAAAGCTTCTTTTCGTTTGCGTTTTTCTTCGTCGGCTTTTTCCGCTGGATCAATACCATTCGCAACGTCCTTTAATGCCTGGTCCTTTTTATCCCTGGCATCTTTGAGCGACAGCCCCGGATATTTCCCCAATGATATGCGTTTTTGATCGCTATCAAAAACATAACGTAAATGCCAGGATTTCCCGCCTGTCGGCATAATGCGGAGAATTAAGCCCTCGCCGTCCGCCAGCTCGTAACGGGTCGATCTGGGCCTAGCCTTTTCGACGGCCATGCTGTCTAGCTTCAATTGTTTTCCGGTATTTTTCGCCATGCTTTTTGACCTCCTTTTTGTAGTCCCCAAATTCGGGGACTAAATGGGGACTAAAATAAAAGCAACACAATGA harbors:
- a CDS encoding bifunctional adenosylcobinamide kinase/adenosylcobinamide-phosphate guanylyltransferase, encoding MAGTNLDYALDYLKAGYSVIPVGPDKRPLFSWKEFQDRKGTEDEIAGWYSKNPKANVGIVTGRISGITVLDFDSQAAVDYFLENSKGETPCSDTPRGMHAIYAYEEGTRNTVKVNGLDIDVRSDGGYIVAPPSINVEGKPYRWLVSILDMPPAPLPAFLKKFFLYNREQVSHIPSSHIQSQYFVEGRRDEDLFHLANCLIKGGAHPDYVRQVLEMLASNCNPPFPEREIEAKIKSALDRAAKRERNIAEEIRQWVLVTSGHFMVTDSHRELDLVTPSHRHAANVAFRRLSEGPNPLIERYGSKRGCYRLIENDVEIIDYLNAPVNEFDIELSLLLSGQLKLYPGNVGIFAGAKSSGKTAIAFDLIKRNQGRHEVVYMNSEMHDTEMRTRLELHGDMRLTDWRFKAIRRGHDWADLITEEKKIFIIDYMENVDGDAWRIGAEIKKIHDKLKEGVAIIFLQKKSGEDLARGGQYTLDKSRFYVALDKGKAKIIDAKAFRGENPNGKTLSFKIVQGTKIMPQGTWG
- a CDS encoding AlpA family phage regulatory protein gives rise to the protein MDTKSRRIIRKPEITERSALSSVTIWRLEKTGQFPKRIQLGGNSVGWFADEFDEWLEQKSRARFAGVSP
- a CDS encoding tyrosine-type recombinase/integrase — encoded protein: MAKNTGKQLKLDSMAVEKARPRSTRYELADGEGLILRIMPTGGKSWHLRYVFDSDQKRISLGKYPGLSLKDARDKKDQALKDVANGIDPAEKADEEKRKRKEALTFADLLDEFWERELKKKITAADQKRLITKDVIPAWNKRKVASITRYEAVRLLDKVRDRAPVTGNRLQTVLVRMFNFAAERGIIELSPLGGKMSRSDETSRKRVLTDDEIKTLWNALDLEAGVDIYAGTKLALKMILLTGQRPGEVCGMTWDEIKSGVWISPATRRKTDEDQQVPLTAMMIDILKQARVFSGDSQYVFTSQRSPLYSHRKPSTAKPKENDLHVTRLSLSHAINRHWQGMGFDGERFTPHDLRRTVRTRLAELGIDDVVAERVLGHKLQGVLAIYNRYDYAAEKRQALERWESRLREILSITKQKTNVIPLEVHNV